A genome region from Labilibaculum antarcticum includes the following:
- a CDS encoding RagB/SusD family nutrient uptake outer membrane protein, with protein sequence MKINILKYIVAASVLLSFSSCDDYLTEVNPNEISTESYWLDLSDCNNGLTSVYNQFRNPNLMSVPEETKRSDLAFPGWGRPNTSDVYYLQTFTASSGGANNKWENLYKGIFRANQVIKGLNGIEADMTTTDKKEQWVQLNAQARFFRGLFYFYLHSSYNNGNVILYDFVPESEADFNQPLTDAAIIKEFFRADLEYALDNLPSAWTKYDALGTPDNNSNLGRVTAGAAATVLGKSYLYEKNYEGAAFYFKQVIDKGIYQLVDVADNFTTQGEFNNESILEIAYNAALKIDESEWSAEGTTNTYHMQFSPVGGWRSVYPSNWLLMAYMEDPMDPSDPRNIVTEEDGTKRLRTFSLRTSYSVALVEDKDMTYYEGNVTADGTAFNNGEPGYWRKMTNWDILNTEKVTNNKSGINFRVIRYADVLLMYAECLIKGGTDNGGVTEALKYINKVRYRSALMLLGPSAGSENSTSTHNDVTYTAQSLMDHIMYKERPLELSAEGYAIRQLDMRRWGITKARLTDLASRYYKRGDYKFYSELQSKDITRWGSVLQHATSADFDYKSMDYVQSAVNYNEATHAYWPIPTSETTANSEVN encoded by the coding sequence ATGAAAATAAATATATTAAAATACATAGTAGCAGCATCAGTTCTATTGTCCTTTAGCAGTTGCGATGATTACCTTACCGAGGTAAATCCGAATGAGATTTCTACCGAGAGTTATTGGCTGGATCTATCTGATTGTAATAACGGACTTACTTCCGTATATAATCAGTTTCGTAATCCTAATTTAATGAGTGTTCCAGAAGAAACTAAAAGAAGTGATTTGGCATTTCCTGGTTGGGGAAGACCAAACACATCTGATGTGTACTATTTACAAACATTTACAGCATCTTCCGGAGGAGCGAATAATAAATGGGAGAATTTATACAAAGGTATATTTCGTGCAAACCAGGTTATTAAAGGTTTAAATGGAATAGAAGCTGATATGACAACTACTGACAAGAAGGAACAGTGGGTTCAATTGAATGCGCAGGCTCGTTTTTTTAGAGGCCTTTTCTATTTTTACCTACACAGTTCGTATAATAACGGAAATGTAATCTTATATGATTTTGTTCCTGAAAGTGAAGCCGATTTTAATCAACCTCTCACAGATGCGGCTATAATAAAGGAGTTTTTTAGAGCAGATTTAGAATATGCATTAGATAATTTACCTAGTGCGTGGACAAAATATGACGCTTTAGGAACACCTGATAATAATTCAAATTTGGGTCGTGTAACTGCTGGAGCGGCTGCAACAGTATTGGGTAAGAGTTATCTGTACGAAAAGAATTACGAGGGTGCAGCGTTTTATTTTAAACAGGTAATTGATAAAGGTATTTATCAGTTAGTTGATGTTGCAGATAACTTTACGACTCAAGGTGAATTTAATAATGAATCAATTCTTGAAATTGCTTACAACGCAGCATTAAAAATTGATGAGAGTGAGTGGTCTGCAGAAGGAACAACTAATACGTATCATATGCAATTTAGTCCAGTGGGTGGATGGAGATCTGTTTATCCAAGTAATTGGTTATTAATGGCTTATATGGAAGATCCTATGGATCCATCAGATCCGCGTAATATCGTAACTGAAGAGGATGGTACTAAGCGATTAAGAACTTTTTCATTAAGAACATCTTACTCTGTAGCATTAGTAGAGGATAAAGACATGACCTACTACGAAGGCAATGTTACAGCAGATGGTACAGCGTTTAACAATGGTGAACCTGGTTATTGGAGAAAGATGACTAATTGGGATATTTTAAATACTGAAAAAGTAACAAATAATAAATCAGGGATTAACTTTAGAGTAATTCGATATGCTGATGTTTTATTGATGTATGCCGAATGTTTAATTAAAGGAGGAACAGATAATGGCGGTGTTACAGAAGCATTAAAATATATTAATAAAGTTCGTTATCGTTCAGCTTTAATGTTGTTAGGACCAAGTGCAGGAAGTGAAAATTCAACTTCAACACATAATGATGTAACTTATACTGCTCAATCGCTTATGGATCATATAATGTATAAGGAACGTCCATTGGAATTATCTGCAGAAGGATATGCAATTCGTCAGTTAGATATGAGAAGATGGGGGATTACTAAAGCTCGTTTAACGGATTTAGCTAGTAGATATTACAAAAGAGGTGATTATAAGTTTTATAGTGAACTTCAATCTAAAGATATAACAAGATGGGGAAGTGTATTACAACATGCTACTTCAGCTGATTTTGATTACAAATCAATGGACTATGTTCAATCTGCAGTGAATTATAATGAAGCAACTCATGCCTATTGGCCAATTCCTACTAGTGAAACAACAGCTAACTCAGAGGTTAACTAA